Proteins encoded together in one Streptomyces sp. B1I3 window:
- a CDS encoding serine hydrolase: protein MQSLAMIENWPVPTAAASVVRADGGVAGAHGPTAHRFPLASVTKPLAAYAALVAYEEGAVELDEPAGPEGSTVRHLLAHTSGLAFDEHRVTAPAGTRRLYSNAGFEVLGDHIAKATGIPFPEYARQAVLEPLGMEATTLDGSPAKDGVSTVDDLVRFAAEVQAPRLLDPRTVLEAQTVVHPGLKGVLPGYGHRNPNDWGLGFEIRDSKSPHWTGLSSSPATFGHFGQSGTFLWIDPAAGAACVALTDRAFGPWATEAWPPFTDAVLAELGTSR, encoded by the coding sequence ATGCAGAGCCTGGCGATGATCGAGAACTGGCCCGTCCCCACCGCGGCGGCCTCGGTGGTGCGGGCGGACGGCGGCGTGGCCGGTGCGCACGGCCCGACCGCGCACCGCTTCCCTCTCGCCTCCGTCACCAAACCGCTGGCAGCCTATGCGGCGCTGGTGGCGTACGAGGAGGGTGCGGTCGAGCTCGACGAGCCGGCCGGCCCCGAGGGCTCCACCGTCCGCCACCTCCTCGCCCACACCAGCGGCCTGGCCTTCGACGAACACCGGGTCACCGCTCCCGCCGGCACCCGCAGGCTGTACTCGAACGCGGGATTCGAGGTGCTCGGCGACCACATCGCGAAGGCGACGGGGATCCCCTTCCCCGAGTACGCGCGTCAGGCGGTCCTCGAACCGCTGGGCATGGAGGCGACGACGCTGGACGGCTCGCCCGCCAAGGACGGCGTCTCGACCGTGGACGACCTGGTGCGGTTCGCGGCGGAGGTGCAGGCCCCGCGGCTCCTCGACCCGCGTACGGTCCTGGAGGCCCAGACCGTGGTCCACCCCGGTCTCAAGGGCGTGCTTCCCGGCTACGGTCACCGGAACCCGAACGACTGGGGACTCGGTTTCGAGATCCGCGATTCCAAGTCGCCGCACTGGACGGGCCTTTCGTCGTCCCCTGCGACCTTCGGCCACTTCGGCCAGTCCGGCACGTTCCTGTGGATCGACCCGGCGGCGGGCGCGGCCTGCGTGGCCCTGACGGACCGCGCCTTCGGCCCCTGGGCGACAGAGGCTTGGCCCCCGTTCACGGACGCGGTGCTGGCGGAGCTCGGCACGTCCCGCTGA
- a CDS encoding aldo/keto reductase — protein MSENTQRIATVELGTGGPQVGVQGLGCMGISEFYGGTDEAAARDTLEAALEAGVTLFDTADVYGRGANETFLAPFAGAHRDEITLATKFAIERTDDPHYRGVRNDPAYIREAVEASLRRLDTDVIDLYYMHRRDPQVPLAESVGAMAELVEQGKVKQLGLSEVTGAELREAHAVHPIAALQSEWSLFSRDVERSAVPAAVELGVTLVPYSPLGRGFLTGAFTDATKDLAEDDFRKHQPRFSGDNARTNAALLEPVHKIAAAHGASAAQVALAWVQQRAQVHGLAVVPIPGTRKRSRLLENVAATRLILTEEELAQLEPIADGVAGDRYPDMSSTATARE, from the coding sequence ATGAGTGAGAACACGCAGAGGATCGCGACCGTGGAGCTCGGCACGGGAGGCCCGCAGGTAGGCGTGCAGGGGCTCGGCTGCATGGGGATCAGCGAGTTCTACGGGGGCACCGACGAGGCCGCCGCCCGGGACACCCTGGAGGCCGCGCTGGAAGCCGGCGTCACCCTCTTCGACACCGCCGACGTCTACGGGCGCGGCGCGAACGAGACGTTCCTCGCGCCGTTCGCCGGCGCCCACCGTGACGAGATCACGCTCGCCACGAAGTTCGCCATCGAGCGGACCGACGACCCGCACTACCGGGGGGTGCGCAACGATCCCGCGTACATTCGCGAGGCCGTCGAGGCCAGCCTGCGGCGGCTGGACACCGACGTCATCGACCTGTACTACATGCACCGGCGCGACCCGCAGGTCCCGCTCGCCGAGTCGGTCGGCGCGATGGCCGAGCTGGTCGAGCAGGGCAAGGTCAAGCAGCTCGGTCTGAGCGAGGTGACCGGGGCGGAGCTCCGTGAGGCGCACGCCGTGCACCCGATCGCCGCCCTGCAGTCCGAGTGGTCGCTCTTCAGCCGTGACGTGGAGCGCAGCGCCGTACCGGCGGCCGTCGAGCTCGGGGTGACCCTCGTGCCGTACTCGCCGCTCGGCCGCGGCTTCCTGACCGGGGCGTTCACGGACGCGACCAAGGACCTGGCCGAGGACGACTTCCGCAAGCACCAGCCGCGTTTCTCGGGCGACAACGCGAGGACGAACGCCGCCCTGCTGGAGCCCGTCCACAAGATCGCGGCGGCGCACGGGGCGTCGGCCGCCCAGGTGGCCCTGGCGTGGGTGCAGCAGCGGGCCCAGGTGCACGGCCTGGCCGTGGTGCCGATCCCCGGCACGCGTAAGCGCAGCCGGCTGCTGGAGAACGTCGCGGCGACCCGGCTGATCCTGACCGAGGAGGAGCTCGCGCAGCTGGAGCCCATCGCGGACGGGGTGGCGGGGGACCGGTACCCCGACATGAGCAGCACGGCGACGGCCCGGGAATGA
- a CDS encoding pirin family protein produces MDVRRSGSRFRGGDPAPGVSAGIETLHAFSFGRFYDPDNLRFGPVIACNEERLAPGAGFGEHPHSHTEIVTWVVEGELTHRDTTGHTTVVRPGDVQHLSAAAGVRHVERNDGARPLTFIQMWLAPVAPGGEPSYTHVVGIADSTPYALPEAGAMLHVRRQAEGERTAVPDAAGVYVHVVRGEVRIGGEDLGEGDAARIRESRGLELVALRDAEVLLWELGAV; encoded by the coding sequence ATGGACGTACGCCGCTCCGGGAGCCGCTTCCGCGGCGGGGACCCGGCCCCGGGTGTCTCCGCGGGAATCGAGACGCTGCACGCCTTCTCCTTCGGGCGCTTCTACGACCCCGACAACCTGCGTTTCGGGCCGGTCATCGCCTGCAACGAGGAGCGTCTCGCCCCGGGGGCCGGATTCGGCGAGCACCCGCACAGCCACACCGAGATCGTCACCTGGGTGGTCGAGGGCGAGCTCACCCACCGGGACACGACCGGTCACACCACCGTCGTACGGCCCGGGGACGTGCAGCACCTCAGCGCGGCCGCGGGCGTGCGTCACGTGGAGCGCAACGACGGCGCACGCCCGCTGACGTTCATTCAGATGTGGCTCGCCCCGGTGGCACCCGGCGGGGAGCCCTCGTACACGCACGTCGTGGGGATCGCCGACTCCACCCCGTACGCCCTCCCCGAGGCGGGAGCGATGCTCCACGTGCGGCGCCAGGCGGAGGGCGAGCGCACGGCCGTGCCCGACGCGGCGGGCGTGTACGTCCACGTGGTGCGCGGCGAGGTGCGCATCGGCGGCGAGGACCTCGGGGAGGGCGACGCGGCGCGGATCAGGGAGTCCAGGGGGCTGGAGCTGGTGGCGCTGCGGGACGCCGAGGTGCTGCTCTGGGAGCTCGGCGCGGTGTGA
- a CDS encoding MerR family transcriptional regulator — MTVMDSTSARTDICASAPRAHPRPEGQDRYTISEVAAFTGLTAHTLRWYERIGLMPHVDRSHTGQRRFTNRDLDWLAFVGKLRLTGMPVADMVRYAELLREGDHTFEERQELLEATRRDVRTRIAELQDTLAVLDFKIDFYAGARRAPERGLTT; from the coding sequence ATGACGGTGATGGACAGCACTTCCGCACGGACGGACATCTGCGCGTCGGCCCCTCGGGCGCATCCGCGACCCGAGGGCCAGGACCGCTACACCATCAGCGAGGTCGCCGCCTTCACCGGCCTCACCGCGCACACGCTGCGCTGGTACGAGCGGATCGGGTTGATGCCGCACGTCGACCGTTCGCATACGGGCCAGCGCCGCTTCACCAACCGCGACCTGGACTGGCTGGCGTTCGTGGGCAAGCTGCGGCTGACAGGAATGCCGGTCGCCGACATGGTCCGGTACGCGGAACTGCTCCGCGAGGGCGACCACACCTTCGAGGAGCGGCAGGAGCTCCTGGAGGCGACCCGCCGTGACGTCCGGACCCGGATCGCGGAACTGCAGGACACGCTCGCCGTACTCGACTTCAAGATCGACTTTTACGCCGGCGCCCGCAGGGCACCGGAAAGGGGCCTGACGACATGA
- a CDS encoding DUF4429 domain-containing protein yields MGDVLAGIQATWEFDTDSVLIRFERGIRSPRLLQSLRERRIPYAALSSVTLTPGKRGTVVLHAVPRRGADPLLEAAAGQLKEGCDPYRLVLPAESETLADYYAAELRALLEPDASLPADRFLVTAPDAPLQFKAYDGRAAFDGARVSFRWFRTGASSAKWKAGDQTFPVTELGGVEWRSPEAFEGYLRLVPRGAATEHGPDGPGAPGRIPGADAAPAGPNPAAKADQDPAAVVFGVGYGPVHESLPFAAAVLAAVRRTQPAPVPAAPVTVGGQRPHPADIAERIRHLGELHEAGLVTDDEYSAKKAQLLAEL; encoded by the coding sequence ATGGGTGATGTGCTGGCCGGAATTCAAGCCACCTGGGAGTTCGACACCGACTCCGTGCTCATCCGCTTCGAACGGGGGATCCGCTCGCCGAGGCTCTTGCAGAGTCTGCGTGAGCGCCGCATTCCGTACGCGGCGTTGTCGTCGGTGACGCTGACCCCGGGCAAGCGGGGCACGGTGGTCCTGCACGCGGTGCCGAGGCGCGGTGCCGACCCGCTGTTGGAGGCCGCGGCGGGACAGCTCAAGGAGGGGTGTGACCCCTACCGGCTGGTGCTGCCCGCGGAAAGCGAGACGCTCGCCGATTACTACGCGGCCGAGCTGCGGGCCCTGCTGGAGCCGGACGCCTCCCTGCCTGCCGACCGGTTCCTGGTCACGGCTCCCGACGCGCCGCTGCAGTTCAAGGCGTACGACGGCCGGGCCGCCTTCGACGGGGCCCGGGTCTCCTTCCGGTGGTTCCGCACGGGTGCGTCCAGCGCCAAGTGGAAGGCGGGTGACCAGACGTTCCCCGTGACGGAGCTCGGCGGGGTCGAGTGGCGCTCGCCCGAGGCGTTCGAAGGCTATCTGCGGCTCGTGCCCCGCGGCGCGGCGACGGAGCACGGCCCCGACGGCCCGGGAGCTCCCGGCCGCATACCGGGGGCGGACGCGGCGCCGGCCGGCCCGAACCCGGCCGCCAAGGCGGACCAGGACCCCGCCGCCGTCGTGTTCGGCGTGGGCTACGGGCCGGTGCACGAGTCGCTCCCCTTCGCCGCCGCCGTGCTGGCAGCGGTACGCAGGACCCAGCCGGCACCGGTCCCGGCGGCGCCCGTCACCGTCGGTGGCCAGCGCCCTCATCCGGCGGACATCGCCGAGCGCATACGGCACCTGGGGGAACTGCACGAGGCCGGCCTGGTGACGGACGACGAGTACAGCGCCAAGAAGGCCCAGCTCCTCGCGGAGCTGTAG